In the Hevea brasiliensis isolate MT/VB/25A 57/8 chromosome 8, ASM3005281v1, whole genome shotgun sequence genome, aaatttttcttgtgttttcttagcattttattgtcaGTGAAACcctaataatccttccctgaggtcccaaaaattatttcatgaagttttccctgggtctagggttactaatggccttcgccgtcacttcccgttagggtcactcatcactggggctacggctcatttagccttagtgcatttcatttctaaaaattttccttaatttttctgatcattatttagtttatttataactcctcactctagtctaattataattccagATTTTTAGCtgcccggacagacattggtcaccgggacagtagaacatgcagactagctaaagtgaggatgttacaaaaagtgcaaaaattgatttaatttttgatcctgaGATTGAAAAGACAAGCTAAAGCTTTAAGAGCATAGTCTAAAGAAGAAAAGCTGAACTCAAAATTCAAAGACAGCAAGAACAACAGTAAGAGCAATAAGTGATAGAAGCTATGGCAAACAACAATAATAGATCAAttaaggatcatgcttttcctagtTTTGAAGATTTTAGACCAAGTATTACAAGGCCTATAGTGGAAGCAAACAACTTTGAGTTGAAGCCCTCACTTTGTTAAATGGTTTAACAATCACAGTTTGGGGAAGGTCCTTCTGAGAGTCCACATGTGCGCCTTGCACATTTTCTTGAGATTAGTGACAtgctgaagataaatggagtgtcAGATGATGCCATCCGGttgagattatttcctttttctttgaaggatcATGCTAGGGAGTGGTTGCATTCATTACCTCTGGGTTCAATAACTACTTGGGATGAGTTGTCACAAGCTTTCTTGGCTCAATACTTTTCTCCTAGCAAGACtgcaaaattgagaaatgaattaacttctttcagaccaagggatgatgatgaaggagcggaagcgtgaaaaatacaagtttataccattgaattcaaaaattttcacctagggtcacatgcatcatgcaagatttatttttatctatttgatttcaatgataaacaacatattaaaactcttttaatatgtttttggatctgtatttgccatttaagattttaaaattaatcagattaattttagaaccctagattaaatcaagaacgattacactaacctcttgatgcctttgcggcGTATGCTGcgactttgagattcgtcttcaggacaccaaatgttgtccctctagcttgtccacaccaagaacacctatggcagcccttgaatagcttctaaagctttttctactaattagaaaatcaagttctgccttttaagagattaaagatgtaaacaggacactagaaacaatttctagtgttcttaattcaagagattgatggctaatctctttgaattgataagagatgaagaagaagagataaaaaccctcaaagtggcgtgacaaaggagtgtggctgctggttgtgttttatttttctcataacaacacttaaatagctaggttaacacattaaacccttgccacatgtcaccctttgattagctctaggtttaagtgacccaatcacattgtgccaagtgtcaaacctatatttaatcttgattttaatcatcttatatgattaaaaaatatttggcaagcttatgtgttatgccatgtgtcaccatctcatggtgccacgtgtcacactgtgaaatgaccaaaatgcccctgtgtcttaattttgagttcttaacccaaaataattattttcttcttctaattaatttatatcaaatataaattaattaattaatctctattaattaatttctcattaattaaattcatatttaaatactttaaatataaatttaacttatattatacatccaataatctagatttggtttcaagtcatgctagggactttgcaatctaattgcaaaccaaacctatttaattaatcaattaaactctttaattaattaattaaatcatatttaattaggtgataacttgtgtatgtgtgtgacttactaggctcatcactaattggcaatgagacatgatatcaactcttaatatcatcagaactctttcttaccataaatgatttctctacatcattttatgaacctcatagaccatggttaacacctagcatagcatgccatagccacccaattagtaataaggtttaccttaaatgaacctataatcatatgttaccatgcactagaatctctctgttacaaaatcccaactcaaactggagtcatggtttatgtcaaactccatttgctatgaatattatgttctcttttaattccagttcttgattaaaagattttctcatcgaaactcttttacgaataaatctatctgtctggcaggaacttgaaacatcaagaacaattaaatgaacataggattttatctctatttacttagagaacagattccatcttgatcaacacctacctccatatataactagtaggagccaacacatgcccatatacccatacacggtacaagtatgaaagcgatatcaaactcaaactacctatatacaagataactgtgctatctcaggtctaaagattatatgcactgatatgatttatgacaaaacattgacaagaataaaatccatgtgcttgtcataagtgtcactggttcggcctacttatcatttataagtgcctatcatgtttgttatatggcatgagactcaccattccatcttatttatatctcatataaataacttgggaacaaccatgaatacaatctttctggataagtcatgtccttattatgaagtatcctcgattgtgaacctatttatgatacttcgtgctagaaatattgtcactcatattcttaacaacttaaaaataatatttctaacaaaatatcaatggaccttttctattacacataaatatattatgtaaacggaaaagtgaaaatgccttttattaataaaaatatgtacaagatacatattaaatgatatgctctagggcatactactaacagatgagagtctctatgaagcttgggagagatacaaggatcttcaaaggagatgtccacatcatggaatccctaaatggatgctagttcaacatttttacaatggtgtttctccagcaattagaagtataattgatgatgcatcttcaggaggtgatcttatggagaagtcagaagatgaagcttattcaatatttgataaaattgcatacaacaattatcaatggagttgtgaaagaaataaaatgaagaagCCATCAGTTGGTGTATATGAGTTAGATGCCATGAGTATGTTCGATGCCATGAgtatgccaaatttgatgctttAACAAGAAAAATAGATAAGTTAAGCATGAAGGTTGATTCTTCAATTGGAGGATCTAGTCATGTAGAAGATATTGGTGCAGGAAATATGCATTGTATCAATGATTTTCCTTCTTATGGGTAAGAATTTAGAAATGAGCAAGTTGATTTTGTTGGGAATTATAATCAGAAGCCAGCTGGTAATCCTTTTTCTGCTACATATAATCTAACATGGAGAAATCACCTTAACTTTTCTTGGGGAGGTTGATAAGGGCAACAACAGTAGAATAATTAACAACCTCTTAATTTCTAGCAGTAACAGTAAAGTTTTTAACAAAAAAGAGTACCACCTAGATTTCCACCATAAAGGAATCAAAATGCACCTGTTCCACAACTACCAATTCACTCTTCAGACCAAGATTCAATTTTGAAGTCTATGATGGAGAATTTTTTAACTGCTCAATAAAAATAAGGAGAAATGATTCAATAATTAACTTCAAGGATAGACCAGCTTGCTACTCATAACAGGATGTTGGAAaaccaaatagctcaacaagcaagctcttCTAATAAAGCACAGGGAAAACTTCCAAGTTAGCCAGAGAATCCTAGACAACATTGCAAGGCAGTGATCCTAACGAGTGGGAAAATTATGGGAGATAAAAAGAAAGATGAggtagaagaagaaaagaagaaagaagatgaagacaAGAATGAATCTACTTCAAATCATTATGAAGTTAATGAGGAAGCAAACAAGAAGAAGGaagttgaaaaagaagaagaggaaaagtaTGTGCCTCCACCACCATACAAGCCACCATTGCCATATCCTCAGAGGTTTCAGAAAGCAAAGCTAGATAAGCAGTTCGGGAAATTtttagaagttttgaagaaattatGCATTAATATTCCATTTACAGATacaatttctcaaatgccctCATATGCAAAGTTCCTAAAAGAAATTTTGTCAAACAAGAGGAGACTAGAAGATTATGAAACTATGGCATTAACAGAGGAGTGCAGTGCTCTCTTGCAGAATAAGCTCCCATCGAAATTGAAGGATCCAGGAAGTTTCTCTATTCCTTGTCATATTGGGGATACTAGTATTGATAAAGCATTGTGTGATCTTGGAGTTAGTGTAAGTTTAATGCCACTCTCTATTTGTGAAAAGTTAAAGGTTGGAGAATTGAAGCCAACAACCGTTTCTTTGCAACTAGCTGATAGATCTATCAAATATCCAGTAAGAATTTTGGAGAATGTACCCTTGAAAGTTGGGAAATTTTTTATTCTTGTGGATTTTGTGGTTCTTGAAATGGAAGAGGATATTCATATACCTATCATTTTATGAAGGCCATTTTTAACCACTGCCGGGGCTATAATTAATGTGAAGAATGGTAGATTAACATAAAAAGTTGGAGAAGAGGAGGTGGAATTTAATTTAAATCAAGCTTTGAAGAAACATCATGAAGTTAACCCTTGTTTAAGGGTGGATGTTATTGATGAAATTGTGGAAGAAGAATTTTGGAAAAGATATCCTAAGGACCCTTTGGAGAATTATTTGGTACATAGTAGAACAACAAAGGATGAAAATCCTGAAGTTGTAGCTTTTGCTCAAATTTTGGAAGCTGCTCAAGAAGTTGTAGGAGATCAAGTTTTGCAAGTTGAAGAGTTGAAACATGAAGTTACACAACCACctttgctagatgagaaggaAGTACCATAGGTAGACCTCAAACCACTTCCATCTACATTAAGGTATGCTTTTCTTAGACCTAATTCAACTTATCCTATCATTATTAGTGCAAGTTTGAGTGATGgacaagttgaaaaattgttgagagagTTAAGAGCACATAGGAAAGTTATTGGTTACACCATTGATGATATCAATGGTATAAGCCCTACCTTGTGCATGCATAGGATTCTTTTAGAAGATAATTTTAAAGCCACCATAGAACATCAATGACTGTTGAATCCTAATATGAAAGAAGTGGCGAAGAAAGAAGTCTTGAAACTGCTTGAAGCTGGGATCATTTATGCTATTTCTAATAGTAGTTGGGTTAGCCCAgttcatgtagttcctaagaaaggaggTGTGACCG is a window encoding:
- the LOC131182149 gene encoding uncharacterized protein LOC131182149 encodes the protein MGDKKKDEVEEEKKKEDEDKNESTSNHYEVNEEANKKKEVEKEEEEKYVPPPPYKPPLPYPQRFQKAKLDKQFGKFLEVLKKLCINIPFTDTISQMPSYAKFLKEILSNKRRLEDYETMALTEECSALLQNKLPSKLKDPGSFSIPCHIGDTSIDKALCDLGVSVSLMPLSICEKLKVGELKPTTVSLQLADRSIKYPVRILENVPLKVGKFFILVDFVVLEMEEDIHIPIIL